One Egicoccus halophilus genomic region harbors:
- a CDS encoding MOSC domain-containing protein: MDVRSLLATVPQPGRLAWIGLRTERRGPMVTPQAAEAVPGRGLLGDRRATRPRPDLRSKRQVTLLQAEHLPVVAALVGADRIDPARLRRNLLVAGINLAALGRRRFTIGEVDFETTGPCHPCSRMEEELGPGGYQAVRGHGGVTARVLTPGTVHVGDEVRLCPPGEGPLGTET, from the coding sequence ATGGACGTCCGTTCCCTGCTCGCGACCGTGCCGCAACCCGGCCGGCTGGCCTGGATCGGCCTGCGCACCGAACGCCGAGGTCCGATGGTCACGCCCCAGGCCGCCGAGGCCGTACCCGGACGCGGGCTGCTCGGTGACCGTCGGGCGACCCGCCCGCGTCCCGACCTGCGCAGCAAGCGGCAGGTGACGCTGCTGCAGGCCGAGCACCTGCCGGTCGTGGCGGCCCTGGTCGGGGCCGACCGGATCGACCCGGCACGACTGCGACGCAACCTGCTGGTGGCCGGGATCAACCTCGCCGCGCTCGGTCGTCGTCGCTTCACCATCGGCGAGGTCGACTTCGAGACCACCGGGCCGTGCCATCCGTGCTCCCGGATGGAGGAGGAGCTCGGCCCGGGCGGCTACCAGGCCGTGCGCGGTCACGGCGGCGTCACGGCACGGGTGCTGACGCCGGGCACCGTCCACGTCGGGGACGAGGTCCGGCTGTGTCCTCCAGGCGAGGGACCACTGGGCACCGAGACGTGA
- the ppc gene encoding phosphoenolpyruvate carboxylase, whose product MDREATSAQVRLLGDLLGRTIATIEGDDRLDLVEQVRALSIAGRRGDADAGPELTRLLTDISVEDAIVVVSAFAAWFRLINLTEDQAMVRQLTVDRVAAGKAGTPHSETLLAAVRTLADWGLTAEQAAAAVAEVHVRPVLTAHPTESKRRTTLTKLGRIAGGLRELDADPLPPERHAHLERYLAEEIASLWLTDETRVRPPSVIEEVRNGLYWTESVLFDLVPRLHRDLRDAFDAVYPGHEVSVDGFFRLGSWIGGDRDGNPNVTPDVTEQTLREHQLLSLKLLRRSIDRLHAHLSVSERRGASAALDQRLRELRELLPDEAADIERKYPSQPHRQFLALVYQVLLVTEQLARRPWRHREVDPRAYADAAELVADLELLRDSLRSAGAGVIADGRLRSLQIQAEVFGFHLVTLDIRQHTRRHVAALAAVFGRYDEADAYGTLDEADRVALLTRELQAERPLAPAVLDFDEETNETLEVFRVIRRAHQRLGREAIDTYIISMTEQVSDVLAVLVMARDARCDGGLDVVPLFETVDDLVRAPQVLEELLTCPPYREHLRDRGDHQQIMIGYSDSNKDAGYLAATWQLHRAQRDLVRVADAHGVKLTVFHGRGGSIGRGGGPANAAIRAQPPEAVRGRLKLTEQGEVIAARYRDPVLAHRHLEQVLHAVLFTAAPDRPPTTDEHTDAVLDELAALARAAYRELVHDTPELVDYLHEATPLDAIGELNIASRPARRQAGRGIEDLRAIPWVFAWTQCRVHLPAWYGLGSAIHSWAADDDGRWQELQALVAGSPLLQAILDNVEMALAKADFRIAAAYASLASEPVRDAVFPRLQAEYDRTVSALLRVRGHDRLVGHDDDLAEVLRLRDPYLDPLHGVQVALLHRLRDEHDEATVRALREAVLVATNGIAAGQRNTG is encoded by the coding sequence ATGGACCGCGAGGCCACCAGCGCCCAGGTGCGACTGCTCGGCGACCTGCTCGGTCGCACCATCGCCACCATCGAGGGGGACGACCGTCTCGACCTCGTCGAGCAGGTCCGTGCCCTGTCGATCGCTGGCCGCCGCGGCGACGCCGACGCCGGCCCGGAGCTGACCCGGCTGCTCACCGACATCTCCGTCGAGGACGCGATCGTCGTCGTCAGTGCGTTCGCGGCCTGGTTCCGGCTGATCAACCTCACCGAGGACCAGGCGATGGTGCGCCAGCTCACCGTCGACCGGGTCGCCGCCGGGAAGGCCGGCACCCCGCACAGCGAGACGCTGTTGGCGGCGGTGCGCACCCTGGCCGACTGGGGACTGACCGCCGAACAGGCCGCTGCGGCCGTCGCCGAGGTCCACGTCCGTCCGGTGCTCACCGCCCACCCCACCGAGTCCAAGCGCCGGACCACCCTGACCAAGCTCGGCCGGATCGCCGGCGGACTGCGCGAGCTCGACGCCGACCCGCTCCCGCCGGAACGCCATGCCCATCTCGAGCGCTACCTCGCCGAGGAGATCGCCTCGCTGTGGCTGACCGACGAGACCCGGGTCCGCCCGCCGTCGGTCATCGAGGAGGTCCGCAACGGGCTGTACTGGACCGAGTCGGTCCTGTTCGACCTCGTCCCACGCCTGCACCGTGACCTGCGCGACGCCTTCGACGCGGTCTATCCCGGTCACGAGGTGTCCGTCGACGGGTTCTTCCGGCTCGGGTCCTGGATCGGCGGCGACCGCGACGGCAACCCAAACGTCACGCCCGACGTGACCGAGCAGACCTTGCGCGAGCACCAGTTGCTCTCGCTGAAGCTGTTGCGACGCAGCATCGACCGCCTGCACGCCCACCTGTCGGTCAGCGAACGGCGCGGTGCGTCCGCGGCGCTGGACCAGCGCCTGCGGGAGTTGCGCGAGCTCCTTCCTGACGAGGCCGCGGACATCGAACGCAAGTACCCCTCGCAGCCCCACCGCCAGTTCCTGGCACTCGTCTACCAGGTGCTGCTGGTGACCGAGCAGCTGGCCCGGCGTCCTTGGCGGCACCGTGAGGTCGATCCGCGTGCCTACGCGGACGCGGCCGAGCTGGTGGCCGACCTCGAGCTGCTGCGCGACAGCCTGCGTTCGGCCGGCGCCGGGGTCATCGCCGACGGGCGACTGCGATCGCTGCAGATCCAGGCCGAGGTCTTCGGCTTCCATCTCGTGACCCTCGACATCCGTCAGCACACCCGTCGGCACGTCGCTGCGCTGGCCGCGGTCTTCGGCCGCTACGACGAGGCCGACGCCTACGGGACGCTGGACGAGGCCGACCGGGTGGCGCTGCTCACCCGGGAACTCCAGGCCGAGCGGCCCCTGGCCCCGGCGGTGCTCGACTTCGACGAGGAGACCAACGAGACCCTGGAGGTCTTTCGAGTCATCCGCCGCGCCCACCAGCGCCTCGGGCGGGAGGCGATCGACACCTACATCATCTCGATGACCGAGCAGGTCTCCGACGTGCTCGCCGTGCTCGTGATGGCCCGCGACGCCCGCTGCGACGGCGGCCTCGACGTCGTCCCGCTGTTCGAGACGGTCGACGACCTCGTGCGTGCGCCACAGGTGCTCGAGGAGCTGCTGACCTGCCCGCCCTACCGCGAGCACCTGCGCGACCGGGGTGACCACCAGCAGATCATGATCGGTTACTCCGACTCGAACAAGGACGCCGGCTACCTGGCGGCCACCTGGCAGCTGCACCGCGCGCAGCGGGACCTGGTGCGCGTGGCCGACGCGCACGGGGTGAAGCTCACCGTGTTCCACGGCCGGGGCGGCAGCATCGGCCGTGGCGGCGGTCCGGCGAACGCGGCCATCCGGGCCCAACCACCCGAAGCCGTGCGGGGACGCCTGAAGCTGACCGAGCAGGGCGAGGTGATCGCGGCGCGCTACCGCGATCCCGTACTGGCGCACCGGCACCTCGAGCAGGTGCTGCACGCGGTGCTGTTCACCGCCGCGCCCGACCGTCCCCCGACGACCGACGAGCACACCGACGCCGTGCTCGACGAGCTCGCGGCACTGGCGCGCGCCGCCTACCGCGAGCTGGTGCACGACACCCCCGAACTCGTCGACTACCTGCACGAGGCCACCCCGCTGGACGCGATCGGTGAGCTCAACATCGCGTCGCGGCCCGCCCGCCGTCAGGCCGGTCGCGGCATCGAGGACCTGCGCGCGATCCCGTGGGTGTTCGCCTGGACGCAGTGCCGGGTGCACCTGCCGGCCTGGTACGGGCTGGGGTCGGCCATCCACAGCTGGGCGGCCGACGACGACGGACGCTGGCAGGAGTTGCAGGCGCTGGTCGCCGGCAGCCCGCTGCTGCAGGCGATCCTCGACAACGTCGAGATGGCCCTGGCGAAGGCGGACTTCCGCATCGCGGCCGCCTACGCGAGCCTCGCGAGCGAACCGGTCCGCGACGCCGTGTTCCCCCGCCTGCAGGCCGAGTACGACCGCACCGTGTCGGCCTTGCTGCGGGTGCGCGGCCACGACCGTCTCGTCGGTCACGACGACGACCTCGCCGAGGTGCTGCGGCTGCGTGACCCGTACCTCGACCCGCTCCACGGGGTGCAGGTGGCGTTGCTGCACCGCCTGCGCGACGAGCACGACGAGGCGACCGTGCGGGCACTGCGCGAAGCGGTGCTGGTCGCCACCAACGGCATCGCGGCAGGACAGCGCAACACCGGCTGA
- a CDS encoding anti-sigma factor domain-containing protein → MRGEHERYEELAVGHVLGGLDAGDAADFRSHLLGCRDCRLRVAELRDLAADLAAAEREERARAKVRTEVVRRDDVEDPEPAAATSRIGIRHVTVATIAVLLLAGAMGFWNLHLRTAAAAYAQAATYRGETLRLLAGGVSVPVDVAEDVTALVIVDGERVAFTVRDLPSLAEGERLEVWLIDGDEVVRAGPPVTEADLDDGALAGHVDDADAATLVVSRETGPYVGRPAGPELVRARLLAPA, encoded by the coding sequence ATGCGGGGAGAGCACGAGCGGTACGAGGAGTTGGCGGTCGGGCACGTGCTCGGCGGTCTCGACGCGGGCGACGCCGCCGACTTCCGCAGCCACCTGCTCGGTTGCCGGGACTGCCGGCTGCGGGTGGCGGAGTTGCGCGACCTGGCCGCCGACCTCGCCGCCGCCGAACGTGAGGAGCGTGCGCGCGCCAAGGTGCGGACCGAGGTCGTGCGGCGTGACGACGTCGAGGATCCGGAACCGGCCGCGGCGACGTCCCGGATCGGTATCCGGCACGTGACGGTCGCGACCATCGCGGTGTTGTTGCTCGCGGGCGCGATGGGGTTCTGGAACCTGCACCTGCGCACGGCCGCGGCGGCCTATGCGCAGGCGGCCACCTACCGGGGTGAGACGTTGCGCCTGCTCGCCGGCGGGGTGTCCGTGCCCGTCGACGTGGCCGAGGACGTCACCGCACTGGTGATCGTCGACGGCGAACGCGTGGCGTTCACCGTGCGGGACCTGCCGTCGCTCGCGGAGGGGGAGCGGCTCGAGGTGTGGCTGATCGACGGCGACGAGGTCGTGCGGGCCGGCCCGCCGGTCACGGAAGCCGACCTCGACGACGGGGCGCTGGCCGGTCACGTGGACGACGCCGATGCGGCCACCCTCGTGGTCTCGCGGGAGACCGGGCCCTACGTGGGCCGTCCCGCAGGCCCGGAACTCGTGCGGGCACGGTTGCTGGCCCCGGCCTGA
- a CDS encoding HIRAN domain-containing protein: MTDLRHTAAASAPSIGAALRAFRTPVRGHAFAARPPEAAPLQPGRRLALRREPDNPVDPLAVAVWTSPADGEAATAWRVGYLDRQVAARLTPRLDAGLRVEARLDGWIAEPQGRWRRPVVLLRPGTAATPPLEAPSRPRSVRALPADRPGLWGRPPGVRIRPVN, from the coding sequence ATGACCGACCTGCGCCACACCGCCGCCGCCTCGGCACCGTCCATCGGTGCCGCCCTGCGGGCGTTCCGGACCCCGGTGCGCGGGCACGCCTTCGCCGCGCGCCCGCCGGAGGCAGCACCGCTGCAGCCCGGACGCCGTCTCGCCCTCCGGCGGGAACCGGACAACCCGGTCGATCCGCTCGCGGTCGCGGTCTGGACGTCGCCCGCCGACGGCGAGGCCGCGACGGCCTGGCGGGTCGGCTACCTCGACCGTCAGGTCGCGGCGCGCCTCACCCCGCGCCTCGACGCGGGCCTGCGCGTCGAGGCCCGGCTCGACGGCTGGATCGCCGAGCCCCAGGGCCGGTGGCGCCGCCCGGTCGTGCTGCTGCGGCCGGGTACGGCCGCGACACCGCCGCTCGAGGCACCGAGCCGGCCTCGCTCCGTGCGTGCGCTGCCGGCGGACCGTCCCGGGTTGTGGGGGCGGCCCCCCGGCGTGCGCATCCGTCCCGTGAACTGA
- a CDS encoding PD-(D/E)XK nuclease family protein — MGDELVLDHPARRRLAEDLLGWGQPRPPDDPQLVAELRATLEDGLGTFGDALARTAAQRRGRLLVTKSALDRLACDGWQLEPKPYEHAWANVRGTLTHLAVERDFAEERGDDAAAVVSRVWHAEATRRPGDPASLSRWLNERSTADAAQLCEEVAGLLSGFREVWPPLPRRAVRARVERPVEVSLGDGSVVLRGVPDLVLVSPRTDDRARTLVVDLKTGRPRPEHDRHELRFYALLVALATGRLPFRWATYYVTEGRAEVESLRADTLHVTVRRVLDGVRQLVRVTGAAEADLRLQGGSWCRFCRREDRCDTAAEARRLHLLSHPSGSL, encoded by the coding sequence ATGGGTGACGAGCTCGTGCTGGACCATCCGGCCAGGCGTCGACTGGCCGAGGACCTGCTGGGCTGGGGACAGCCGCGGCCGCCCGACGACCCCCAGTTGGTCGCCGAGTTGCGTGCGACGCTCGAGGACGGACTCGGGACCTTCGGCGACGCACTGGCCCGGACGGCGGCGCAGCGGCGCGGACGGCTGCTGGTCACCAAGTCGGCACTGGACCGGCTCGCCTGTGACGGCTGGCAGCTCGAGCCCAAGCCCTACGAGCACGCGTGGGCCAACGTGCGTGGCACCCTGACGCACCTCGCGGTGGAGCGGGACTTCGCCGAGGAACGTGGCGACGACGCGGCGGCCGTCGTCTCCCGGGTGTGGCACGCCGAGGCCACCCGGCGTCCGGGCGACCCGGCGTCGCTGTCACGCTGGCTCAACGAGCGCTCCACCGCCGATGCCGCACAGCTGTGCGAGGAAGTGGCCGGGCTGCTCTCCGGCTTCCGGGAGGTGTGGCCGCCCCTGCCGCGGCGTGCCGTGCGTGCGCGGGTCGAGCGACCGGTCGAGGTGTCGTTGGGCGACGGCTCGGTCGTGCTGCGCGGGGTGCCCGACCTGGTGTTGGTCAGTCCGCGTACCGATGATCGCGCCCGCACGCTGGTCGTCGACCTCAAGACGGGCCGTCCCCGCCCGGAACACGATCGTCACGAACTGCGCTTCTACGCCCTGCTCGTGGCCCTCGCGACGGGCCGACTGCCGTTCCGGTGGGCCACCTACTACGTCACCGAGGGGCGTGCCGAGGTGGAGTCGCTGCGCGCCGACACCCTGCACGTGACGGTGCGTCGCGTGCTCGACGGCGTCCGCCAACTGGTGCGCGTCACCGGAGCGGCGGAGGCGGACCTGCGGCTGCAGGGTGGTTCCTGGTGCCGGTTCTGCCGTCGGGAGGACCGGTGCGACACCGCCGCGGAGGCCCGGCGGCTGCACCTGCTGTCACACCCGTCCGGCAGCTTGTGA
- a CDS encoding PhoU domain-containing protein — protein MPFGFLRDDGTDRLDRIEATLQRMFADDRHAFDLAMSALLGGAAPHSVGAELRATDHRVNEAEREIRRELVVHASVHGGIDTPAILIYMSIVKDVERIGDYAKNLYDLAADGARLDTAGDIDELNELRFEVSRLVSDAGDVFGARDTERARDVLMRGDQLLDDCDDRVSALVRGEDQSPGAVARALMFRYLKRIVAHLMNVLSAVVVPVDRLDYFDEDPEDRT, from the coding sequence ATGCCGTTCGGCTTCCTGCGTGACGACGGCACCGACCGGCTCGACCGGATCGAGGCCACGCTGCAGCGGATGTTCGCCGACGACCGTCACGCGTTCGACCTCGCGATGTCGGCGCTGCTCGGCGGCGCAGCGCCGCACAGCGTCGGCGCCGAGTTGCGCGCGACCGACCACCGCGTCAACGAGGCGGAGCGGGAGATCCGCCGGGAACTGGTCGTCCATGCCAGCGTCCACGGGGGAATCGACACGCCGGCGATCCTGATCTACATGTCGATCGTCAAGGACGTCGAGCGCATCGGCGACTACGCCAAGAACCTCTACGACCTGGCGGCCGACGGCGCCCGGCTCGACACCGCCGGAGACATCGACGAGCTCAACGAGCTGCGCTTCGAGGTGTCCCGGCTGGTCTCCGACGCCGGCGACGTGTTCGGTGCCCGCGACACCGAACGCGCCCGGGACGTGCTGATGCGGGGCGACCAACTGCTCGACGACTGCGACGACCGGGTCTCGGCGTTGGTGCGTGGCGAGGACCAGTCCCCCGGTGCGGTCGCCCGGGCGCTGATGTTCCGCTATCTCAAGCGCATCGTCGCCCACCTGATGAACGTGCTGTCCGCGGTGGTGGTCCCCGTCGACCGCCTGGACTACTTCGACGAGGACCCCGAGGACCGCACCTGA
- a CDS encoding murein hydrolase activator EnvC family protein translates to MRARTGTAPPIPEEQLRSRFLRVVALATAVALGTVVPTAGAQQAEQRQLEEAHARLDALGREIRQAEHRADDAEAELADADERLAEVEAVVNEVAAAVERQRGAVREAEERLERVEAEAAEVADAFADRAARMFKEGPSVPFQLLLDADGAQEAMTRTSYLRVITQADRVTIESLEAAQTAVEAERERFQAEQDRLEAMLAEQQELLDEVEQLRRSRALAAAAARDELARLESEHDDLEQDAAALEVLIREQQELARRQAEADERRRAEAAASRAADRSTASRSSTSGGERRRAADGTSAAGNTTAGSAGGAARGSAPSSSGFAWPLCAPVTSEFGPRWGRLHAGIDQGARTGSPIGAAKAGTVIFAGWQGGYGNLVLIDHHDGVVTAYAHQSSMTVGRGQSVSQGQTIGYVGNTGNSTGPHLHFETRVNGSAVNPRQYLSGGPC, encoded by the coding sequence GTGCGTGCACGCACCGGTACGGCGCCGCCGATCCCGGAGGAACAGTTGCGGTCTCGATTCCTGCGCGTGGTGGCCCTGGCGACGGCGGTCGCCCTGGGCACGGTCGTGCCCACCGCCGGTGCCCAACAGGCCGAACAGCGCCAACTCGAGGAGGCGCATGCGCGGCTCGATGCCCTGGGGCGCGAGATCCGCCAGGCCGAGCACCGTGCCGACGACGCCGAGGCCGAGCTCGCCGACGCCGACGAACGCCTGGCCGAGGTCGAGGCGGTGGTCAACGAGGTCGCCGCCGCGGTCGAACGGCAGCGCGGCGCCGTGCGGGAGGCCGAGGAGCGCCTGGAGCGCGTCGAGGCCGAGGCCGCCGAGGTGGCCGACGCGTTCGCGGACCGGGCGGCACGCATGTTCAAGGAGGGCCCGAGCGTGCCGTTCCAGCTGCTGTTGGACGCCGACGGCGCGCAGGAGGCGATGACGCGTACCTCCTACCTCCGGGTCATCACGCAGGCCGACCGGGTCACCATCGAGAGCCTCGAGGCGGCACAGACCGCCGTGGAGGCCGAGCGGGAGCGGTTCCAGGCCGAACAGGACCGGCTCGAGGCCATGCTCGCCGAGCAGCAGGAACTGCTGGACGAGGTCGAGCAGTTGCGCCGAAGTCGCGCCCTGGCCGCCGCCGCTGCCCGCGACGAGCTCGCGCGGCTCGAGTCGGAGCACGACGACCTCGAGCAGGACGCGGCCGCGCTCGAGGTCCTGATCCGCGAGCAGCAGGAGCTCGCCCGGCGGCAGGCCGAGGCCGACGAGCGCCGCCGTGCCGAGGCCGCGGCCAGCCGCGCCGCCGACCGGTCCACGGCCAGCCGGAGCAGCACGAGCGGTGGCGAGCGCCGCCGCGCCGCGGACGGCACCTCCGCAGCCGGCAACACGACGGCCGGTTCGGCAGGAGGCGCGGCACGCGGCTCGGCACCGTCGTCGTCGGGCTTCGCCTGGCCGCTGTGCGCCCCGGTCACCTCCGAGTTCGGCCCGCGCTGGGGGCGGCTGCACGCCGGGATCGACCAGGGCGCCCGGACCGGCAGCCCGATCGGTGCGGCCAAGGCCGGCACCGTCATCTTCGCCGGATGGCAGGGCGGGTACGGCAACCTCGTGCTCATCGATCACCACGACGGTGTCGTCACCGCCTATGCCCACCAGAGCTCGATGACGGTCGGTCGCGGTCAGTCGGTGTCGCAGGGACAGACCATCGGCTACGTCGGCAACACCGGCAACTCGACCGGCCCCCACCTGCACTTCGAGACCCGCGTCAACGGCTCGGCGGTCAACCCGCGCCAGTACCTCTCCGGTGGTCCCTGCTGA
- a CDS encoding VanW family protein, with the protein MAERNLPVVVGAVVGAVVGLVLLVLGGLWLAQGGEILPNTTVAGVELGGLAPEEATGELQDVVEQRRRDTVTLAFEDRQFVVAPADVGFEVDVAATVAAAASRGRDGLPGDALERVRSLWTEREYPLRERHDEQALAARVDEIATEVDREEFPGDVVADPDTLEVSVEPAQGRASVRRDELTTVLTEAMLEAGPDELDLPVDTTPQPVADEDLEQVATQVEGAVAAPLILEAAGEQLTLEPGTIARLIEVTPQPDGDDGAPSTLAIEVTPQRLEEVLGDTVDRFDTPPQDASFVTDRAPPSRFDPQGSTSFSPVEVSVDVAGGQPGSRFDPEAAADQLEQLFADNVREAELEVEVVDPDLDTARAEELRPTHVIGTFTTYYTGGQPRVQNIQRLADVVDDTLVLPDEQFSINELSGERRCERGYVEAGTIVQGELVDTCGGGVSQFGTTTFNAAFFAGVQLDQWQAHSFYISRYPMGREATLSYPTLDVRFTNDTDGAIVVRTSYTSGAITVTLYGQPVAETVRAQHGSPTDRVAPETQTRTVDDLACGQEREIQGQNEGFTVEVVRTVERIGGGSDQQTIRTVYSPQNRIVERGAC; encoded by the coding sequence ATGGCTGAACGCAACCTGCCCGTGGTCGTCGGTGCCGTGGTCGGTGCCGTCGTGGGTCTCGTGCTGCTCGTCCTGGGCGGGTTGTGGCTCGCGCAGGGCGGCGAGATCCTGCCCAACACCACCGTGGCAGGCGTCGAGCTCGGCGGGCTCGCGCCCGAGGAGGCCACCGGCGAGCTCCAGGACGTGGTGGAACAGCGACGTCGCGACACCGTGACGCTCGCGTTCGAGGACCGGCAGTTCGTCGTCGCACCGGCCGACGTCGGCTTCGAGGTCGACGTTGCGGCGACGGTCGCGGCCGCGGCGAGCCGTGGCCGCGACGGGCTGCCCGGTGACGCGCTCGAACGGGTCCGCAGCCTGTGGACCGAACGCGAGTACCCGCTGCGGGAGCGCCATGACGAGCAGGCCCTGGCCGCCCGGGTCGACGAGATCGCCACCGAAGTGGACCGGGAGGAGTTCCCGGGCGACGTGGTCGCCGACCCCGACACCCTCGAGGTCAGCGTCGAACCGGCGCAGGGACGGGCGAGCGTGCGGCGCGACGAGCTGACCACCGTGCTGACCGAGGCGATGCTCGAGGCCGGACCCGACGAGCTCGACCTGCCGGTGGACACCACGCCCCAACCGGTGGCCGACGAGGACCTCGAGCAGGTGGCGACCCAGGTCGAGGGCGCCGTGGCGGCGCCACTGATCCTGGAGGCGGCCGGTGAGCAGCTGACCCTCGAGCCGGGCACGATCGCCCGTCTGATCGAGGTCACGCCCCAGCCGGACGGCGACGACGGCGCGCCGTCCACGCTGGCCATCGAGGTGACACCGCAACGGCTCGAGGAGGTACTCGGCGACACCGTCGACCGCTTCGACACCCCGCCCCAGGACGCGAGCTTCGTCACCGATCGCGCACCGCCCAGTCGCTTCGACCCGCAAGGATCCACCAGCTTCTCCCCCGTCGAGGTCTCGGTCGACGTCGCGGGCGGTCAGCCCGGCAGCCGGTTCGACCCCGAGGCTGCCGCCGACCAGCTCGAGCAGTTGTTCGCCGACAACGTGCGCGAGGCCGAGCTCGAGGTCGAGGTCGTCGACCCGGACCTGGACACGGCGCGCGCCGAGGAGCTGCGACCGACCCACGTGATCGGGACGTTCACCACCTACTACACCGGCGGGCAACCCCGGGTGCAGAACATCCAGCGGCTGGCCGACGTGGTCGACGACACGTTGGTGCTGCCCGACGAGCAGTTCTCCATCAACGAGCTCTCCGGCGAGCGACGTTGTGAACGCGGCTACGTCGAGGCCGGGACCATCGTCCAGGGAGAGCTGGTCGACACCTGCGGGGGCGGGGTGTCGCAGTTCGGCACCACCACCTTCAACGCGGCCTTCTTCGCCGGTGTGCAGCTCGACCAGTGGCAGGCGCACTCGTTCTACATCTCGCGCTACCCGATGGGGCGGGAAGCGACGCTGTCGTACCCGACGCTCGACGTGCGCTTCACCAACGACACCGACGGGGCCATCGTGGTGCGCACCTCCTACACCTCCGGAGCGATCACCGTGACGCTCTACGGACAGCCGGTGGCCGAGACGGTCCGTGCGCAACACGGCAGCCCCACCGACCGGGTCGCCCCCGAGACGCAGACCCGCACCGTCGACGACCTGGCCTGTGGCCAGGAGCGGGAGATCCAGGGACAGAACGAGGGCTTCACCGTCGAGGTGGTACGGACCGTCGAACGGATCGGTGGCGGCAGCGACCAGCAGACGATCCGGACGGTGTACTCCCCGCAGAACCGCATCGTCGAGCGCGGGGCCTGCTGA
- a CDS encoding DsbA family protein — translation MALLTLYFDYPSAASVVAVLRLQRLADDGLPVVFEGFDTLGLDTSLPVTLDQYEDLERNGARAAELGMPLRRPSRRPPTIGAHLVGALATETGLGASWRTTCLRAYWTEDADLSEAEVLSALGERAGLDPDACRTALEDRRARLRLRQRMVALRGRGIGGVPVLEVAGGTLLSPDVPDADLRALAGS, via the coding sequence GTGGCCTTGCTGACGCTCTACTTCGACTATCCCTCCGCGGCCAGCGTCGTGGCGGTGCTGCGGTTGCAGCGTCTGGCCGACGACGGCCTGCCGGTCGTCTTCGAAGGGTTCGACACGCTGGGACTCGACACGTCCCTGCCGGTGACGCTGGACCAGTACGAGGACCTCGAGCGCAACGGCGCCCGCGCGGCCGAGCTCGGGATGCCCCTGCGGCGTCCGTCCCGGCGGCCGCCGACGATCGGTGCCCACCTCGTCGGTGCGCTCGCCACCGAGACGGGACTCGGCGCCTCGTGGCGCACCACGTGTCTGCGCGCCTACTGGACCGAGGACGCCGATCTGAGCGAGGCCGAGGTGCTGTCGGCACTCGGGGAACGGGCGGGGCTCGACCCGGACGCCTGTCGGACCGCGCTCGAGGACCGCAGGGCCCGCCTCCGGCTGCGTCAACGGATGGTGGCGCTGCGCGGCCGGGGGATCGGTGGCGTACCGGTGCTCGAGGTCGCCGGCGGGACGTTGCTGTCACCGGACGTGCCGGACGCCGATCTGCGGGCGCTCGCCGGGAGTTGA